The genomic region CACACTTGGGAGTTAAGTCCACTTTACTGGCCGTCACTGCGGGTCCACACACAGTACAGAGTGTTTTTCGGTTTCACACATTCACTAGAACTATTGCTATTGTTAAATAGCCCCAGAATGCTGGGGCACGtacagggaaggagaagaaggtgggaggaggaagcagggacttctttcctcctcctcattttaaattaggaaataaaacagaaaggaaaaattctttctttctttctttttttggctttcaGTCCAGAAGGACCTCATCTCTGCCCCTCTTATTTGAGGagcaagaagaggaaagggaaaaaggggTGTAGGTAGGGGTAAGAGGATGTAGGGCGCTGCCAAGGGTAAGGTCAAAAATCAGGCTGAGATCTCTGACTTGAGTCTGGACCCAGGGCAGCATCAGCAGGTGAGAATGGCAGGGTTTTTGtttggagggcagggggagatgcCACGAGGTGACTCCCCACCTCCCTAGCCTCACAGATTGGCCTGTTTTCCCTGATAAAACTCCTCCCAGCGGCTCTCGAAGAAGCGGCGCATGATGTGCCCAGCCTTGCCCACTTCAGAGTCATCCTCATTGAAGGTCTGGCAGTTGTCAAAGACCAGGAGCGCATCCGCTGCAAACTCCTCTGAGCTGGTATACCTGGGCAGAGCGGGAGGCAGAGCTGTGAGCCAGGAGGAGTCACAGGAGTAACACAATAGCCAGGAGACATGCTGATGTCTACCTACCCTCCCCGGAGCAGCCGCTCCCGCATGGTGGAAAAATCCATAGGGTTTTTGATGATGCGCCGGTACCCGCTCACCAAACGTGGGTTCACAGGCTCCAGGAATGGCCAAGCTGCGTCATGGGACTCCATCTCCATCAAGATAATCCTGTCATTAAAGGGACAGGGATGGCTGCATCTCAGGAAGCAAATCCATTGACCCCTCTTAGTCCTTACTATGGCAAAGGTAGAGCCAGTTGTGCCCAGAATTCATTCAACTCACTCGCAAAATGTGAGATCACTGTGGTGGTTCCGCATGGAGAATCGCCGCCGCTTGGCGGGGGACAGCCCTTCTTCTGAGTACCGAGGCACTGCTGGGCTCTCTCGGCCCCTGGATAGTACCCGGCGTCGGCGGCCATCACCCTCCGCGAAGTTCAGCTCGTAACTACTTTTCCGCTTCTGGCCTCGTTTTGGGAAACCAGGCTTCTGAGCGAATCCTCCCTCTACCTGCTGAGGATGGGAAAAGGGTGAGATCAGTAACAGCTGGAGATGTACTCTGCTTGCCTTCCAGTTCATTACCATCCCTATTTGTCTAAGTGTGACTGAGGCTTCAAAACACTTCCACGCATCAGCCAGCATGTGCATCTACTCACATAATCCAATAAGGTAGGTAAAAGGGAAAATACAATCATTCCCCCTGTACAGAAGAAAGCAAGCGAGGCTACAGAATTTAAGTGACTTGTTCCAAGAGGGACCAGAATCCAGGTCTCCCAGCACCTAACCTGGAGCTCTTTCCAAGGGGACACTGAGGCATGGTAGGAAGTGCTGCTATCTGTAGGATTGGTGACAAATGGGATGAGAAAGAAAACCTCTGACTTCTGCTTGGGAGTGGGAATGAGAAAGCAGAAGCCTTACCTGGGCCAAACATACGGCACAGAACCAATCTCCTTCTGGGACAGCCTCCATCTTGGGCCGATGGCAGTAAATGTGGCAGCCACGATCACATCCATCACAAAGCAGAAGAAACTCATCGTTGTCACCCTTCCGGCAGACGAGACAGGTCTAGACCAAGGGTATGAGGAGGCAAGGTGAGCCCTCAAGCCTCTGCCTGCCGGTGACCCCACTCCCCCCATGAGCTGGGCTGCCCCCTCAGCCTTCCCAGGCTCTCCCAGCCTCTTACCACTTTGTTGACGGACTTCTCCCAGGCAATGGACCTCTCCAGCTGGCCCAGGCACAAGCACACCTGGGCTGCACTCCGGCACCGCTCAAGTGTCTGGCGCCAGGCCCGAATGCGAGGGGTGATCTCATAGgatctgggaggtgggggggggggggggggagaaaaagtgGTGATCTTTGGATGAGGAGCAGGATCCATTAAACGTATCCCTTCTCCCCAAGACCAAGAATGGGGGTTGGGGCACTCACATCTCTGTCGTGGTGCACTGGGGGGTACCACTGGGCGTGCTGAGCAAGGCCTTCTCCAGTACAACCTCATGAGCTGGCCAGAGGGGCTCCCGTAGATACCGCCGCTCCACATTCTGCTCAAGGGCAGCAAGGCGCATCACAGCCAGGTCCAGCGGGTTGGTGGTTTTACGCTGGGGTGCCAGTCCTTCCCTACCTCGACCTCTCCAGGTGATATCCTCCTGGGAGTCAGGCAGATGCTCACAGTAGGCCAAGTCTTCCCGAGTAGAGTCTGGGTTGGGACATGTCCAGCCCTGCAGGTGGGAGAGAGGAATAAAACTcattgtaaaggaagaaaattaagtgtagaaaaaaaatctagtgtcATAAGAGATCACTTGTGAAATGAGGACCCAGGGTTTTTCCTAACAGAGTACAAGAGATGACCGCCTCCCCCTCAACAACTTCCTACCCAGTGCCAGCCCTAGTGTACCCGAATCTGCAGATCAGATAGGATAACCCGTTGTTCCAGCTCCTCTACCCACTGAAGCACAGCCAGGTCTGTCTCATAGGTCTTCTCTTTGGGGGACCAGCTCATAATCCCTTCTTGAAAGGCAGGTGGCTGACTAGGCTCAAAGATGGGGTCTGAGAacacagaaggcagagggaaaggcccATCAATGAGGCCACTGTCCGCAGCAGCAGCTCAACGTTTATCCCTGGGCTCTTTAGCTCAGGCTGGTCAAAGTATTCATCTTACCCATAGAGGGCCGCAGGCAGACTTCCTGTAAGAAGTCCCTGTGCTTGTTGAGGTGTTTGTGAAGTGCCTTTTCTCGGATGCCTCGGGGGTGCAGGGCCTTGAGCGTAGCATCCAGTGTCTCAGGATCTTGGATGCACCACCAGCCAGAGCACATCTCTGTGAAGAGTTTACatatgtggggagggggtgggaaccAGCCATGAATCCTATGGCCCATATCTGATGCCACGCCTACCTATACTCTCAGCCATGCCACCTCAAGGGCACTCACCAGGGGGGACAGGCTGGGCTGTCAGCTGGGTTAGATAACGCTGTTCCATCTGTTTGAAGAACTTACTGGGGGGTCTCCCTCTCCGTTTTGGCTGTCCTAGCCCTGTGAGACTCTGTGATGTGCCCCCAGGGTCTCCTGTTCGTCTCCTAGAGGCCACCCCAGGTAAGGGGGCAGAAGAGAGCTGTGCTGGAGAACAGGGGTTGGCCGCACTGGGTCTATTCATCTGTGAGATGAAACACAAGACGAGGGCATTTTCACATTTATAGGACCCTAACGGCCCTAtcccttcccccagcttcagcACAAGCCCGCACCCAGGCACTACAGCCGTGGCAAGATGAAGTCAATTGCCTACCATTAATTCTGGCTACTTACTGGCTTGGAGGAGGCAGGCTGCTGAGGGGAGAGAGTAGGCTGGTCCTCAGAAACTGCTGGGGGTGGTGTAGGGGCAGCATTGCAAGGCATATGGGCTGAGAAGTTAAACCAGGGAGCTTGAGAATCAGGGATGGATTCTGCCTCATCAGGCTCTGGCTCCTCCAAGGGTTGTGATGGGGTTGGGTCCAGTTTTCCAGGGCTGCTGTCAGGTGTGAGGACTgagctgctcagcagggagccgtgGCTCTGAGTCTGGCTCAGCCAAGACAGGAAAGCTGACTGGCTGAGGTCATGCTGGCTCTGACCCAAGGACAAGGGGGAACCTTCTGGCTCCAGGAACCCATTTTGGGGCTGAGGatggagctgaagctggggttggggctggagctggggctgagcCTGAAGCTGAGGATGGGGCTGAATCTCGGGCTGAAGCTGGGCATCGGGCTGTTCTGAACCCTGACCCCGGCCAGGGGATTTCAGGTGCCTAGATTGTAGAGACCCAGGCTTAGTTTTCCGAGGTCGGCCTCGGGCCCGGGCAGGAGTACTGGCAGAGGTGCTGGAGCCAGCTAATTCCTTCTTCAGGGAgaagggggctgggctgggtgctggATGGGCTGCCACTTTTAAGGAGTCAGTTTCCTGCTTTATCACATCCTCAGGAACTGTAAAGAGAAGTGAAGAGTTTAAAGCATCACTAATACataaggggaaggaaagagggtaTATAAATACAGgatagacattttctttttctcttggacTTAATCCGCCCCTTTGAGATTCAATTGGGAACAACTTATATGCCAATGAACCAAGTATCTGGGAAAGAAACACTACTCTCCCAAGTAATCAAGAAGCAGCAGCATAATCataagctaacatttattaagaaccAGATAGATGTTAAACACTATCCTAAGAGTATTAACTCATCCTAATCCTCtcaacagccctatgaggtatacctattatcatccccattttataaatgaagagacTGAAGCATACAGCAAGTAGGTGGGAAGTCTCACCCCACAGCCTGttctcttaaccactatgctacaCTGATtctcataaaatgaaagaaacccaaaaagacttgacagagaaaaaggaactggTTAACTCTGTTAGATAGGACTCAATTCAGGCTCCCATGAAACACCTACGTAAGCTCTCCTCTGTTCCTTCCACAAAGATACCAGCCAAATAGGGCAACACCCAGTAGCGGCGTCTATAGCGGTCCTGACCCAAGGAGACGGCCCGAAGCATCTGGGATGAGTGAAGCAGCTTTTTTCGAAAGAAGAGCTGACGCTGGGTAGGcaatggaaagaaagaggaataaaaaacacatttccaaAGAGTGACTCTGTCCAATATACGGGAGCTGTGCAATGGCTCTCAGCTTCCCTATAAAATTGATCCCATCTGGGGCCCAACTCACAAGGTGATAAATTCTCTCCCAGCCCACATCCCCAGATTCTGGGAGGTTAGAAGCACAGTACCTTGCTTAGTTTTTCTATCTGGCGCTCTAGCTCTGGGATGCTTGATGCTGTGGCATCAACCTGTAGAAGAAGCAAATGGACAATGAAAGGGAATTATTAGAttcaagaaagacaaataatctATTTCCAACTCCCACTGTCCTCAGTGTGGGGCTAGTACCTCTCCATCTCTTCGCCCCCTACGGCCATGGACAGTCGCTacagtctcttcctcttcttcttcttccatgCCACTGGTCTCCTCCATGATGCGAGAACTGCGCCTCCGCCCCAGGCCCTCCTCTGGCCCTTGCATCTCTACCTCAGGCCGCCCAGTTCGTTTGGCCAGAGCAGTTTTCAGTCTTAAAACAGAGTAAGGGAAAAACTGCGGTGAGGAACGGGAGACTGCCACAAAAGGAACACCTGGATTCTAAGCCATCCTGAGCCCTGGGGTCAGGTCCCAACCCCAGGGGAGAGGCTACAGGCATCGGTTCCAGGGGCAAGTTCTGGCTATGCTTTACTCTCTTCCGCCTTCTCTCCTCTCTAGGCCCTACCCTCTGCCCATCCCTACCTCCGGAGCCGGCCTTCAACAATCCACTTGTTTTTCCTGTAGCTGGACATACTCTCCAGAGTCTTGTCGATCTCACTGTAGAGGAACAGGGAATGAGATTTTGAGGTAGAAGTGGTAGCacaaacagaaaagaagggaggCTCAAGGGTAAAGGGGCTGCAGCTGAACAAGAGTTTCATCCTAGGGCCTAGGTTGGATAAATGGCAGAGGAAGGCTTAGATTCTCCCTGGGAGGGTACTAAGATCCAGTCCCCAAGTCGCTCTAGCATCTCCAGAGCATGGCAGTGGACACATCACCCCAGGACTTCTGGAAGGCTAAACCCTTCCCCTTCCCATTCTGACCAAAGCATACAGTAACCATCCCCATCCCAGACCCTCACTTGATGATGAGGGTGGAGCCATTGAGCTCATGCACAAGGAAGGCCAAGACAGCAGCTTTCTGTTGGGGGGGCTGGGCCTGAAAAGGCTGGGTGCGCAGGCTGTCACAGAGGGCTGGCTCCACTCCATATGCCATGAGGAAGCAGCGCAGGATCTCAGATACATTGTCTCTTGTCAGTGGGATCTCCGACACCTTCTCCCCCAAGATCTTTAAGGACTGTTTGGAGGAGAGCAGAATGGGAGTTaagataaaaagtgaaataacagGTTGGGCGAATCTGGAACAAGAAAATACACTAGAAGAGAACTATGGGGTGAAGACATAAGAATCAAAGTGCTAACGCATGACgagagaagacaaaggaaaggtacaaaagaaaaggagtaaaataaaggaaaatgaacaaaataagcagagggaagtcaggaagaaaaacagaagggaaaaaatataaggaaaacatAAATAGGAAGAAACCAGATCTCCTTTCACTTGTCCTGATCACTTCAGGGAGGGACTTTTGTGTTTAACTTAAAGACAAAGCAAAACTGAGACACAGCCCTGGATCCCAGGCCCTCCCAAGCTGCCTGGGGAAGGCCCTCACCTGACAGTAGGAGGGCAGGCCAGGGTCATAGAGCGCAGCCCTCAGGAGCCGCACCAGCAGATCTTGCACCTCACCCAGGCTGTTGCCTTGACACAGGAGTCCCTCCTGCAGGACCCCCAGGCTGGGTACATCTTTGGCGGGGTCAAAGCCCAGCACCTTGCCGAAGCTGTGCAGGAATTCCACGATGGTCAAGCAATCTGAGAAGGCCCCACTGGGCAGGATCAGACCAGGGATGCGTGAGAAGTCAGGTAGGGGCTGTAAGGATAAAAGTGGTAGGGTTTTCAAACATACCTGAAGGCAACAGTCTGGATATCTAGGAGGTTCTTCTTTTAGTGGAAATGTCTTCACAACTGGCCcctccaggacccagggacccaGGACCTGTTACTCTCCCCTCACTACCTGGTGATCAGTCAGACACATATCCTCTGTGGGCTTCTTCATCTCTTCCAAGATCATCTGTTGCCTCTGCCGCTCCTCCAAGCGCCTCTGCATGGCCAGCGTTTTATCGGCTTTACAGCCTGATTTGCCTTTGGccacttcctccttttccttcatttttaccttctccttcttctccctcttcactttttccttcagtttttcctgctttgtctttACCTTCTCCTTCTCAGCCTACTCACCCAAAGGAGAGAGGGACCAAAAGTTCCATAAAGATTCCAGTCACCACCCTTCCctggtccccgccccccccacctcagGAGCCCACAAGCGTGGCTATAAAACAAGACCAACTCATATATGTCTTGCAGAATCAGTTTGGTGACTTCAAAGTTGTACTTGTGTGTACATGCACCTACCTTGGATTTCTTCTTAGCTTCCTTCTGCTTTAAGCTCTTGGTCTCTTGTTTCCGCTTGTTTCTGGCCTGTAAACCATAAGGGAAGTCATTTCTCCTCAAACTCTGAAAGCATCTCTGCTTGGGCTAGGATTCAAAAACAGACAAGGGTGCTGGGGAGGAGAGGTGAGAGATGGGATGAGGGGTTGGCAATGGATCAATTCTCTCACCCTGGAGATGCCCACATGATTCTTGAACAAGCCCAATTCTCCAAATcaagcccccccctccccccgcaaatTCCAGGTACGAAGGTATGCTGCTAcatgaggggaggtggggagatggggaggtggCAAAtgtaggagaaggaagaagagatgatgaaGCGGACTGTAGGAAAAGTTAACCCACTGTGTAATCTCTCTGATGGCCCTCACCTGCCCTTGGATAGTAGGCTGACACTCTCCTCGTTGTACCTTCTGCTTCATCTTCTTcttgattttattcatctttgttttatCCTCCTCATTCAGTGCTTCTGtgagggcagaaagagaaatgaagagtgaGGCAGGCAGATTGATCTCCAGCACCCAGAGCAGCACATTCCTGTCACAAAGCTGACTTCCTAAGCAGCTCCCTGAAgaatctagttttgttttttggtatacATAACATGTTAGGGAGAAAAATGTTGAAGAGACACCTGCTGTGGGGTAGCACAAAGAACTCAAAACTCTCCTGCCCAGAAGTCCCAGCCCCTGGAACAGATTAGACTACTTTAGAAGGGGTCTTAGAGGCCGCAATGGCAGAATAGCCTTGTAACCTGTCTCTTTCCCAGGCTACCTGGCAGGGGCATCAACCCACAGACTGATTTCAGAGCAGAGAacgaaaacaaaaccaaactgcCAGGGAAAAAGGGTGGTCTCCAAAGTTGGAAGCACCAATTAAAAAGAATGTGCCAGAAAGGAAGGGCTCAAATAACGGATACCTCAGTAGAATCGGATCAACACTGACATAGCTATTGCTTATGCTCAGTTCTTATGCCTTGCTctaccaaaaaaatataaatttctctgCTTTTGGAAGACTGAATATTGAAGTGGAATGCTGAAAACAATAGTATGTGTTAGAAATGATGTTTTTGATAGGATAGTACCTATTCTATTCTGGCATGGACACACCACCACCATGTCCATACAGCAACGCCCTAAGTTAGACAGATACTACCTACAGATAACCCAGTATAGGCTTCTAGTACAATGTAAGTGTCTTGCTCCAGGTCATATGGTCAGAatgtggcagagctggaactCTGAATAGGAGTGAGAAGACTCCAAATTTTTTCAAACTCTTCATACTATATCAGGGTAAATGCAGTATCTGCTGAAAAATTACACATTTCCTACCTGTCTATCCATTAAAACAGTGCCAATTATCTTTGGATTCAGATGTGAATTCTGAACCTCTGTGATGGTAGCAATGAGTAAGGGTAAAGTGCACGACCCAAACCAATAAGCCAAGGAGCTGAAAGATGGCAAGAAAGGACATGGAAGCCCTCTCTTCCCCTATCAACATCTGGGGACCGACCACCCAAGGCTCCACTAGTATAAGCAATTCAAGAAGAAACAGGTTGCTGAAGTACCACAAAAGTGATGGGACCTTGGTGCTGCTTTCTAGGGAGGGGAAGGTGATTCAGATTCATTCTTTCCAGATAATTAATGTCAGTCATGCTCCTGGGAAACCCAGGCATTAGTAATTCCTCAACATTTCCAAAACttcaggggcactgggtggctcagttggttaagcatctgcctttggctcaggtcatgatcccagagtcctgggattgagccccgcattgggctccctgctcagtggagtctgcttctccctccccctctccctctgctcgtgctctctctctcactctaataaataagtaaaaatcttaaaataaaaaaacaaacaaaaaaacgcaTTTCCAATACTTCACAGAGCAAGCAGAATCCTAACGTAAGAGACACTACTGTACCTTGGGCCTCCAGTTTCTTTAGGAGGCGGTTATCTGTCTTATTCAGCAGCTCAGCGATTTTGACCTTGGGTGGCCGACCTCGTCCCCGTTTCACCTTGGGGACTTCCTTAGTCTTGGCCTTCTCAGTGTTTCGAGGTCGGCCCCGTTTCCCAGTAATTGCCTGAATCCTGGATGGGATCTCCTCTGCTGAGAGCTGTACCCACTGTAAGCCCTAAGGTAATGAAGAAGACTATTACAACGTGAGGGTGCAAGCCACCATATCCTCTGAATCATTAAATGCCCCAGACCCTCCAAACCCCGCAAGAAGCTACAGCTTCTCCACCGACTCTTTCTCAGAGACAAAAGCATATTTAACCCTGGGGTGTGCACCTCTGgcgtgtctctctcttcaaagaaATCTCCAACAGGCATACGGGGACTGAAACTGAAGTGCTCACGGCGTACATTGTGGACCACGTTGCGGCTCAGGTACTAAAAGGAGGAGGCAAAGTGGCATTAATGAAGTCACAGCCCTATCATGCCTTTGTCCAGCAAGAGCACAAACAGAACAGGCCAAAGAGCAGAAAATGCTAGCCTGCTGCCCCCGGGCCCAAGAAAGGAGTCTGTGCTTCCATTAAAATGCCCATGAGATGGAATACGAAGCTTCAGCAAAGCTTGAGTAGTTACATCCTTGTGAAAAGGcattaaattatttctgtatattatgTAGTAGGTCCCCTCACTTCTTGGAGAATAGCAAATCTAGCTTCTTTGTACAAACGAAGAGCTTAtccaaagattttctccctttacctcatatttcttagaaatttaaTGTGTATACGTTGTCTGTTTTCTAGGACTTTTAGCTAAAGCAACATATATATcggtactttttctttcttagatgtagtaaaaaaaaaaaattctgtttaaagaCAGAAagggattaaattttttttttttccctaaagcttTCTTGAAGGTCAGGGGCTTTCTCTATGAAAAAGTAGTAAATAGTTCCTGTAATGTGTGAAGCCGTAGCCGGCCTTAAATCATCCTTTCTGGCTAAGGGTAGAATAGTGAATACTAGTATATATTGTTCGGGCTGCTTTTAGTTTCTCTTAATCAAAATTTAATTAGATGATAGAATTCAAGAACTTGTATACATGTTCCTACTTGGTGTACTGATAATCATTTGAAAGTAAAGACTCTGtcatacattaaaaagaaaaaaaaaatgcccatgaAAGCTACGTTACCTTGATCACTTCTGGAAACTGTTTCATCCTCTTCCCACAGGGGCCATAATACCATGTCTCCCCTTGCCATCGGTGGCTACCCTTCTTGATGCGCACCTCTCTCCGCCACCTGCCAGAGAAGCACACGTGCCCTGCTGCCAGGTCACACCCCTACCCGCAGTCAAGCCATCCCAGGAGCCAAGCCCAGAGATGACCCTCCCACCATCTATCTTACTAGAACTGCAGGTAGATGCAAACACAGCGGGAGACACAAgcttggcaggcaggcaggcctgAGCTCTACAAATCCCTCagggcttggggggtgggggtagcaaTACACCAAAATGCACAGGCCCAGAAAGACCTCCACCCTGCCTTTACAAGGTCAGTGTGATGAGCAGCCAGGAATCCCCCCCCAATGCCATTCAAGGCAATTGCTGGGTTTCTGATGAAGAGGATGAAGACTTGGAATAAAGGCAGAaaagacggggggggggggggcaagcagAAGAATAAACTTGCTGCTGACTCCATAAAATGACTCTGTAGGCCAAGGTTTAGTAAGGAACTCTGTGTTCTGAGAAACAGATTATTCTAAGACTAAGCCTTATCTTTCTCTCAAAACTTTAAGCAGAACTCAGACTTGGTGACCACAAGTTGcctagaggggtgggggtggggacaatCAGGAAGGCAGTCATTCTTATGAGGCCTTTGGTGTCAATTGGCTTGCTCATTCTGGTCACATACTGTTCCTGTCCTTACCTTGCcaaagagcatttaaaaaaaaaaaaaaatcccaattcaTCAAGACTTAGCCACTCCCCACTCACTGCTATCCTTTCTCTAAGCATATAAAACACGTCAGCTAATTTGGATAT from Halichoerus grypus chromosome 6, mHalGry1.hap1.1, whole genome shotgun sequence harbors:
- the BAZ2A gene encoding bromodomain adjacent to zinc finger domain protein 2A isoform X1 is translated as MEANDHFNFTGLPPAPAASGLKPSPSSGEGLYTNGSPMNFPQQGKSLNGDVNVNGLSTVSHTTTSGILNSAPHSSSTSHLHHPSVAYDCLWNYSQYPSANPGSNLKDPPLLSQFSGGQYPLNGILGGSRQPSSPSHNTNLRAGSQEFWANGTQSPMGLNFDSQELYDSFPDQNFEVMPNGPPSFFTSPQTSPMLGSSIQTFAPSQEVGSGIHPDEAAEKELTSVVAENGTGLVGSLELEEEQPELKMCGYNGSVPSVESLHQEVSVLVPDPTVSCLDDPSHLPDQLEDTPILSEVSLEPFNPLAPEPVSGGLYGIDDTELMGAEDKLPLEDSPVISALDCPSLNNATAFSLLADDSQTSASIFASPTSPPVLGESVLQDNSFDLNNGSDAEQEEMETQASDFPPPLTQPASDQSSTIQLHPATSPAVPPTASPAISLAVSPAASLEISPEVSPAVSPAVSPEISPVISPAAFPAVSPTSSAALPPVSSEVSLTGSPVTSPKVSPAASPVAVLPTASPADKDVSTFPETTTDLEEITGEGVTTSGSGDVLRRRIATPEEVRLPLQHGWRREVRIKKGSHRWQGETWYYGPCGKRMKQFPEVIKYLSRNVVHNVRREHFSFSPRMPVGDFFEERDTPEGLQWVQLSAEEIPSRIQAITGKRGRPRNTEKAKTKEVPKVKRGRGRPPKVKIAELLNKTDNRLLKKLEAQEALNEEDKTKMNKIKKKMKQKVQRGECQPTIQGQARNKRKQETKSLKQKEAKKKSKAEKEKVKTKQEKLKEKVKREKKEKVKMKEKEEVAKGKSGCKADKTLAMQRRLEERQRQQMILEEMKKPTEDMCLTDHQPLPDFSRIPGLILPSGAFSDCLTIVEFLHSFGKVLGFDPAKDVPSLGVLQEGLLCQGNSLGEVQDLLVRLLRAALYDPGLPSYCQSLKILGEKVSEIPLTRDNVSEILRCFLMAYGVEPALCDSLRTQPFQAQPPQQKAAVLAFLVHELNGSTLIINEIDKTLESMSSYRKNKWIVEGRLRRLKTALAKRTGRPEVEMQGPEEGLGRRRSSRIMEETSGMEEEEEEETVATVHGRRGRRDGEVDATASSIPELERQIEKLSKRQLFFRKKLLHSSQMLRAVSLGQDRYRRRYWVLPYLAGIFVEGTEESLLPEDVIKQETDSLKVAAHPAPSPAPFSLKKELAGSSTSASTPARARGRPRKTKPGSLQSRHLKSPGRGQGSEQPDAQLQPEIQPHPQLQAQPQLQPQPQLQLHPQPQNGFLEPEGSPLSLGQSQHDLSQSAFLSWLSQTQSHGSLLSSSVLTPDSSPGKLDPTPSQPLEEPEPDEAESIPDSQAPWFNFSAHMPCNAAPTPPPAVSEDQPTLSPQQPASSKPMNRPSAANPCSPAQLSSAPLPGVASRRRTGDPGGTSQSLTGLGQPKRRGRPPSKFFKQMEQRYLTQLTAQPVPPEMCSGWWCIQDPETLDATLKALHPRGIREKALHKHLNKHRDFLQEVCLRPSMDPIFEPSQPPAFQEGIMSWSPKEKTYETDLAVLQWVEELEQRVILSDLQIRGWTCPNPDSTREDLAYCEHLPDSQEDITWRGRGREGLAPQRKTTNPLDLAVMRLAALEQNVERRYLREPLWPAHEVVLEKALLSTPSGTPQCTTTEISYEITPRIRAWRQTLERCRSAAQVCLCLGQLERSIAWEKSVNKVTCLVCRKGDNDEFLLLCDGCDRGCHIYCHRPKMEAVPEGDWFCAVCLAQQVEGGFAQKPGFPKRGQKRKSSYELNFAEGDGRRRRVLSRGRESPAVPRYSEEGLSPAKRRRFSMRNHHSDLTFCEIILMEMESHDAAWPFLEPVNPRLVSGYRRIIKNPMDFSTMRERLLRGGYTSSEEFAADALLVFDNCQTFNEDDSEVGKAGHIMRRFFESRWEEFYQGKQANL
- the BAZ2A gene encoding bromodomain adjacent to zinc finger domain protein 2A isoform X2 yields the protein MEANDHFNFTGLPPAPAASGLKPSPSSGEGLYTNGSPMNFPQQGKSLNGDVNVNGLSTVSHTTTSGILNSAPHSSSTSHLHHPSVAYDCLWNYSQYPSANPGSNLKDPPLLSQFSGGQYPLNGILGGSRQPSSPSHNTNLRAGSQEFWANGTQSPMGLNFDSQELYDSFPDQNFEVMPNGPPSFFTSPQTSPMLGSSIQTFAPSQEVGSGIHPDEAAEKELTSVVAENGTGLVGSLELEEEQPELKMCGYNGSVPSVESLHQEVSVLVPDPTVSCLDDPSHLPDQLEDTPILSEVSLEPFNPLAPEPVSGGLYGIDDTELMGAEDKLPLEDSPVISALDCPSLNNATAFSLLADDSQTSASIFASPTSPPVLGESVLQDNSFDLNNGSDAEQEEMETQASDFPPPLTQPASDQSSTIQLHPATSPAVPPTASPAISLAVSPAASLEISPEVSPAVSPAVSPEISPVISPAAFPAVSPTSSAALPPVSSEVSLTGSPVTSPKVSPAASPVAVLPTASPADKDVSTFPETTTDLEEITGEGVTTSGSGDVLRRRIATPEEVRLPLQHGWRREVRIKKGSHRWQGETWYYGPCGKRMKQFPEVIKYLSRNVVHNVRREHFSFSPRMPVGDFFEERDTPEGLQWVQLSAEEIPSRIQAITGKRGRPRNTEKAKTKEVPKVKRGRGRPPKVKIAELLNKTDNRLLKKLEAQEALNEEDKTKMNKIKKKMKQKVQRGECQPTIQGQARNKRKQETKSLKQKEAKKKSKAEKEKVKTKQEKLKEKVKREKKEKVKMKEKEEVAKGKSGCKADKTLAMQRRLEERQRQQMILEEMKKPTEDMCLTDHQPLPDFSRIPGLILPSGAFSDCLTIVEFLHSFGKVLGFDPAKDVPSLGVLQEGLLCQGNSLGEVQDLLVRLLRAALYDPGLPSYCQSLKILGEKVSEIPLTRDNVSEILRCFLMAYGVEPALCDSLRTQPFQAQPPQQKAAVLAFLVHELNGSTLIINEIDKTLESMSSYRKNKWIVEGRLRRLKTALAKRTGRPEVEMQGPEEGLGRRRSSRIMEETSGMEEEEEEETVATVHGRRGRRDGEVDATASSIPELERQIEKLSKRQLFFRKKLLHSSQMLRAVSLGQDRYRRRYWVLPYLAGIFVEGTEESLLPEDVIKQETDSLKVAAHPAPSPAPFSLKKELAGSSTSASTPARARGRPRKTKPGSLQSRHLKSPGRGQGSEQPDAQLQPEIQPHPQLQAQPQLQPQPQLQLHPQPQNGFLEPEGSPLSLGQSQHDLSQSAFLSWLSQTQSHGSLLSSSVLTPDSSPGKLDPTPSQPLEEPEPDEAESIPDSQAPWFNFSAHMPCNAAPTPPPAVSEDQPTLSPQQPASSKPMNRPSAANPCSPAQLSSAPLPGVASRRRTGDPGGTSQSLTGLGQPKRRGRPPSKFFKQMEQRYLTQLTAQPVPPEMCSGWWCIQDPETLDATLKALHPRGIREKALHKHLNKHRDFLQEVCLRPSMDPIFEPSQPPAFQEGIMSWSPKEKTYETDLAVLQWVEELEQRVILSDLQIRGWTCPNPDSTREDLAYCEHLPDSQEDITWRGRGREGLAPQRKTTNPLDLAVMRLAALEQNVERRYLREPLWPAHEVVLEKALLSTPSGTPQCTTTEISYEITPRIRAWRQTLERCRSAAQVCLCLGQLERSIAWEKSVNKVTCLVCRKGDNDEFLLLCDGCDRGCHIYCHRPKMEAVPEGDWFCAVCLAQVEGGFAQKPGFPKRGQKRKSSYELNFAEGDGRRRRVLSRGRESPAVPRYSEEGLSPAKRRRFSMRNHHSDLTFCEIILMEMESHDAAWPFLEPVNPRLVSGYRRIIKNPMDFSTMRERLLRGGYTSSEEFAADALLVFDNCQTFNEDDSEVGKAGHIMRRFFESRWEEFYQGKQANL